From the genome of Streptomyces sp. V2I9:
TTCCTACCGGACTCACGGGACCTGGTCGGACCTGCGCGGCCTGATGACCTGGTCCATCAACTGGGACCGCTTCAACAACGGGGAGTTCAGCCGGAACTTCGACGCCTACTTCGGCAACTGACCCACCCCAGGGGCGCCAGCACCAACGGCCCCAGGCACCAACTGGCCAGCACGTCCAGCGGCCAGTGGTAGCCGTGCAGCACCAGACCGATGCCCGTCGCCGTGGTCAGCAGGATCGCGGCGACGGGCATCATCCACGTCCGGGGCCAGGAGGCGTCGCGCAGCCACGCCGGGCGGGGGAGGGCCAGCAGCACCAGGGCCGAAGCCCCGTACGCCACCGCCGCCGTCGCCGTATGACCGGACGGGTAGTAGTTCACCGCCTCGGTCAGCGGCCCCTGCCGGGCGGTCGCCACCTTCAGCGGGATCACCAGCGCGGGCACCGCCGCCATGGTCAGGGCCGCGCAGACGGCGAGGCCGAGGGCGCGGCGCCACAGGGCGTACCCGAGCACACAGGCCAGCACGGGGAGCGCCACCGGCATCCCGCCGAGGTCGGAGAGGAGCTGGGTCAGGGCGGCGGGCCCGTGCTCGAACAGCCTCGCGCCCACACGTTCGTCCAGCCGCAGGAGCGGGCCCCCGACGGCGACCTGCCAGGTGATCAGCGCGAAGAGGACGGCGAGCAGGCCGAGGACGCCGGAAACGAGAGGGGCCGGCCACCCGGGAACAGGGGGGGTTGTTCCGGGATGGCCGGCGGGATCGGTTCGCCGCGCGCCCCGGGGGGTGTGGGGCGGGCGGCCGTCCGATCGGTGAGGAGTCCCGGAGCCGTCGGCTCCGGCATGCGCGAACGCATGCTCCGGGCGGTGCCGGGGAAGCCCCGTCCCGGAGTCGGCCGAGGTCTCCCCCGGCCGAGGTGTTTCTCTCATCTGCAGAAACCGTACGGCAGTGAGCAAGCGGCCGACAGTCGCCACCGCGACCCGCCATCGCCCCCGCACACGTTCTTCACAGGGCTCACCCGGACGGCGGGCGGAAGCGGCGGAAGACCGCTCCGCCCGCCCATCGTTCGACAGAATTGTCGACCGTGTGTGCGGGTGATCAGAGCTGGCCGAACGCCTGCTCGATCAGGTCCAGGCCCTCGTTCAGCAGGTCCTCGCCGATCACCAGCGGCGGCAGGAAACGCAGGACGTTGCCGTACGTGCCGCAGGTCAGGACGAGCAGCCCCTCGGCGTGGCAGGCCTTCGCGAGCGCGCCCGCCGCCTCCGGGTTCGGGTCCTTCGTGCCGGACTTCACCAACTCGATCGCGATCATCGCGCCGCGCCCGCGGATGTCGCCGATGATGTCGCCGTTGGGCAGCTTGGCCCGCATCTCGGCGAGGCGGCCCTTCATGACCTCCTCGATCCGCCTGGCCTTCGCGTTCAGGTCCAGCTCACGCATCGTCTCGATGGCCCCGAGGGCGCCGGCGCAGGCGACCGGGTTGCCGCCGTAGGTGCCGCCCAGGCCGCCCGCGTGCGCGGCGTCCATGATCTCGGCGCGGCCGGTGACGGCGGAGAGCGGCAGACCGCCCGCGATGCCCTTGGCGGTGGTGATCAGGTCCGGGACGATGCCCTCGTCCTCGCAGGCGAACCACTGGCCGGTACGGCAGAAGCCGGACTGGATCTCGTCCGCGACGAACACGATGCCGTGGTCCTTGGCGAACTGCGCGATCGCCGGGAGGAAGCCCTTGGCGGGCTCGATGAAGCCGCCCTCGCCGAGCAGCGGCTCGATGACGATCGCGGCGACGTTCTCCGCCCCGATCTGCTTGGTGATCTCGTCGATGGCCTGCGCGGACGCCTCGGCCCCGGCGTTCTCGGCACCGGTCGGCCAGCGGTAGCCGTAGGCGACCGGGACGCGGTACACCTCGGGCGCGAACGGACCGAAGCCCTGCTTGTACGGCATGTTCTTCGCCGTCATGCCCATGGTGAGGTTGGTGCGGCCGTGGTAGCCGTGGTCGAAGACGACGACGGCGGTGCGCCCGGTGTAGGCGCGGGCGATCTTCACGGCGTTCTCGACGGCCTCGGCACCCGAGTTGAACAGCGCGGACTTCTTCGCGTGGTCGCCCGGTGTCAGCTCCGCGAGCTGCTCGCAGACCTCGACGTACCCCTCGTACGGCGTGACCATGAAACAGGTGTGGGTGAAGTCCGCGAGCTGCGCGGAGGCCCGCCGCACGACGGCCTCGGCGGACGCGCCCACCGAGGTCACGGCGATCCCGGACCCGAAGTCGATCAGGCGGTTGCCGTCCACGTCCTCGATGATCCCGCCGCCCGCACGGGCGGTGAACACCGGCAGCGTGGAGCCCACACCTGCGGCGACGGCCGCCGTACGACGAGCCTGCAGCTCGACGGACTTCGGTCCGGGGATGGCGGTGACGACGCGGCGCTCCTGCGGGATTGCGGTCATGAGGGGCTCCTGGGGGTGTTTCGGACGCTGTTCTTTCTGCAGGCTAGGGGCGGGGGAGGGGTGCGGGCATGCTCCGATCGGGAGTGGTGGGGGCGTGTCCTTGTCCTTGGCGGACAGGTGGCCTAGGCGGTGGACTTCCGGGGTGACACGAGTCGGCGCACCGCCCGGCGGGTCATCATTCCGGCGCTTCGCCGAACTGCCCGTGCGCGCGCACTAGATTGACCGGGGCAGCGATACGGACCGGCAGGTCAGGGGGCAGTGGTTCATGGACGACGGAACACGGGGCGTACGGGGATCGAACGCGGACAAGGTCCCCGGACCTGCCGTTCCGCCACCGCCCACGACCCGGCCGCGGGTACCTCCGCCCACCGCCGCGCACGAGGCGCCCCGCCACCGGGACGCACCGGCCGAAGACCGGCCGACCCGGACCACGACCCCCTCGCCGGCCGGGCAGCCGCTCGGCGGCGCCCCGGTCGACGCCTGGCTGCGCACACCCCGTCCCGCCCAGGAGCCCGGCGTCTGGCGGTACGGGTACACCCCGCCCCCACCCGAGGAATCCGAGGCCGTCTCGGACCGGTCGCTGCTGGTCGGCGCGCTGATCTCGCTGCTCTCGGCTCTGCTGCTGTGGTCCCTGTGGCGCAACGGCTACCTTCCCTACCGGCTCGTTCCCCTCAAGCTCTTCACTCCGGGGGAGTGGTGGAATCCAGGCACCTCCGGCGGCCCCCGCACCATCGAGGGCAGTGACGCGCTCACCGTGTACGAGGCGATCCTCTTCGGCCTGCTGGCCTACGGGTGCGGCCGGATCGGCAACTTCTCCGAGCTGTTCCGACGCCATGTCGCCGAGCGCGGGCAGCCCTTCCTCGCCCTCGCCGCTGCCGCCGCCGCGGGGCTGACCCAGCTGCTCGTCTGGAAGGAGACGATTCCGGTCGTCCGCCCGATCCTCGTCCTCGTCGCCTCCGTCGCGGGCGGCGAGATCTACCAGAGCCAGACCGTCGTCAATGTGGTCTACGCCCTGATCGCCGCCCTCGTCCTCTGGCCCTTCGCCCGGCTCGGCCGCTGGCGCGAACTGATCGCCGCCCGTAGCCGGGGCGGCTCCCCGCCGCCTGCCGCCACCGCGACCCCCGCCACCGCGGCCTTCGCCGACCAGTGGCCCGAGCTGCGCGCCGCGGGCTGGAGCGACGCTGCCGACACGCTCACCGCCGAGGTCCGCACCGGACGCATGAACGACGTGGACGTGGCCCGGCTGCGCCACGCGTGGACGCTCGCCGCCCAGCGGCCCGACCGGCTCGCCCCCCTCGCGGAGGCCGTACTGCGCACCGGCGGTGCCGCCGCCCCGCACCCCTCCGGCCGCCGCGACCTCTCCCGCCGCACCGCCCGCCACGACGTGCTCACCGGCCAGGTCAGGATCGGCCGGTGCGCCGACGACCCGCACAACCCCTACGTCCGCCGGGGCACGGGCCTCGCGCTGGATCCCGCCCTGCTCGGTACCTCCCTTCTCGCGGTCGGGCCGCCCGGAGCAGGGAAGTCGGCCCGGCTGATCCGCCCCGTCGTCGAGGCCCTCACGCTGAGGGCGCTGGCCGGACAGGCGGCGGTCCTCGCCGTCGGCGGTGCGGGCACCCCGCTCGGCCCGGACGATGCCTTCGACGTCGTCGTCCGCGTCGGCCACCCGGGCTCGGCCCACGACATCGACCTGTACGGCGGCACCACCGACCCCGACGAGGCGGCGGCCGTCCTCGCCGAAGGGCTCGTCGGCGACGTGGGCAGCCTCGACAGCCGCCGCGCCGCCACGGTCCTGGCCCAGTTGCTCGGCCCGTACCGCGCCGCCCACGGCTACTTCCCCTCCGTGCCCGAACTACGCGAACTCCTCGACGGCACCCCGGCCGCGCTCACCGGCCTCCGCGCCACCCTCGAAGCCGGCGGCCATCAGGCGATGCTCCGCGAGCTGGACGCGCGGGCCCGGCAGGCGGGCGGCCCCGGCGACCCCGCACCCGTCCTCGCCGACCGGGTCGCCCTGCTCGACCGGCCCGCGTTCGCCGACTTCTTCGCCACCGGCCCGGACGCCCGCCCCTTCGCACTGCGGGCCCTCGGCCAGTACCCGCTGAGGGTCCGCGTGGACCTGCCGGAGCGCGGCCACGCGGAGGCGTCCCGGCTGCTCACCCGGCTGCTCCTCGCCCAGTTCACCGCGATCACCGCCGCCCGCGCCGACACCACGCTCTTCGCCTGCCTCGTCCTGGACGACGCCACCCATGCGGTGACCGCCGAGACCGTCCGGGGCATCCGCCGTCTGCGCTCGGTCAACGCGGGGGCCGTTCTCGCCCTCCGTACCGTCGACGACGTCCCGGAGAACCTGCACACCCCGCTGCTCGGCGCGGTCGGCTGCACGGCGGCCTTCTCCGGCATCACCACCTGGGACGGCAAGCGTTTCGCCGAAGCCTGGGGCAAGGAGTGGGTCGAGACCCGCGAGGTCGCCCAGCACACCGTCTTCGCCGACCAGCCGTTCACCCGCGCCCTGCACGCCCTGCGCAAGCTCGTCACCGGGAAGGCCGTGACCACGGACGCGGTGACCGTGCGGCAGGTGGAGAAGGAGCGGTGGTCGGCGTCCGAACTCGCCTACGCGGTCCCGGCGGGGCATGCCGTCATCCGGGTGGCCACCGTCCACGGCGAACACGCCCCCCCGCTCCTCGTCCACCTCGACGGCTGAGCGGCGGCGTACCGGAGGGCGGCGGGGCGGTCCGCCGGGCGCGGTTTCCGGCACTCTGCCGCCCTGGCAGAATCGGAGGCGGCCGTTCATACGCGACGGCGAAATCCGGTGTCACCGATCCGCTCGCCCGGATCACCCGCCCGCGACCGGCCGGTGATCCGGGCGGCCGGATCGCGGCGCTCCCGTCCCCGACCCCGAGGGTTCCCCGCCCATGCCCCCCACGCTCGCCTCGCTCGTCCAGCACCCGGCACTCAAGCTCGTCGTGCGGGCGGGTGCTGACCGGCTCGGTACGCCCGTGCGGTGGGCCCATGCCAGTGAGCTGGCCGACCCCGTCCCGTACATGGACGGCGGCGAACTCCTCCTGGTGACCGCCACCAACCTTGACGCCGAGGACGCCGAGGCCATGCGGCGCTACGTGCGGCGGCTGGACGCGGCCGGGGTCGCCGGAGTCGGGTTCGCGGTCGGCGTGAACTACGAGGACGTCCCGGCCGCTCTCGTGGAGGCCGCCGAGGAGGCCGGGCTGCCGCTCCTCGAAGTGCCGCGCCGCACCCCCTTCCTCGCCATCAGCAAGGCCGTCTCCGCCGCCATCGCCGCCGACCAGTACCGTGCGGTCACCGCCGGCTTCGAGGCCCAGCGCGAGTTGACAAAGGCCGCGCTCGCCGGGGACGGGCCCGCCGGTCTGCTCGCCCGGCTCGCCGCCCACGTCGACGGCTGGGCCGCCCTGTACGACGCCTCCGGCGCGGTCCTCGCCGCCGCCCCCGAGTGGGCCGCCCGCCGTGCCGCCCGCCTCACCCCCGACGTCGAACGCCTCCGGGACCGCCCCGCCCCCGCCAGCGTAGTCGTCGGCGGCAGCGACGACCGGGTCGAGCTCCAGTCGCTCGGCACCGGCAGACGGGCCCGCGGCGCGCTGGCCGTCGGCACCGGAGCCGCGCTGGGCACCGCCGAGCGGTACGCCGTGAACTCCGCCGTGGCCCTCCTCACCCTGACCACCGCCCGCTCCCGCGCCCTCCACGGCGCGGAACAGCGCCTGGGCGCCGCCGTCCTGCGCATGTTGCTCGCCGGACAGTCCGACCATGCCCGCGCCGTCGCCGGAGACCTCTACGGCGACCTGCTCGACACCCCGTTCCGGCTGCTCATCGCCGAGGCCGCCGCGCCCGCCGGGGCCGAGGCGCTCACCGAGACGATGGAGGCCGCCGCCGCCCGCACCGGCGAGGCGCTGCTCCTGGTCCCGGAGGCCGAGCGCGTCCTCGTGCTGGCGGCCGACGGCGGCGCCGCCGTCGCCGCGTGCGCCGCCTACGCCGCGGCCCAGGACGAGCGCGGCCCGCGCGAGGGCGGCGCCGACGACAGCGACGTCGTCGTGGGGCTCTCCGCGCCCTCGGGACCGATCGCCGTCTCCGCCGCGTACAAACAGGCCGAACAGGCCCTGTCCGTCGCGCGCCGCCGGGGCAGGGCGCTGGTCGAGCACGAGGAGCTGGCGACCGGCTCGGTGCTGCCGCTGCTCGCCGACGACGCGGTACGCGCCTTCGCCGACGGCATGCTCCGCGCGCTGTACGAGCACGACGCCAAGGGCCGCGGCGACCTCGTGGCCTCCCTGCGTGCCTGGCTCTCCCGTCACGGCCAGTGGGACGCCGCGGCCGCCGACCTCGGGGTGCACCGGCACACCCTGCGCTACCGGATGCGCCGGGTGGAGGAGATCCTGGGCCGCTCGCTGGACGACCCGGACGTCCGCATGGAGCTGTGGCTCGCCCTCAAGGCGACCGACGCGGCGGCCCCCGCCGAGGGGTGAACGGCCGATCCGGCATCGTATTGCATCGTTCGGTACAAAACCCTAGAGTGCTGTCATGGCCCGACCGCGACAGTTCGACGAGGAACGGGCCCTGGACGCCGCGATGCGCACCTTCTGGGAGTACGGCTACGAGGCCGCCTCCACCCGGGACCTGTGCGACGCGACGGGGCTGGGGCGCAGCAGCATCTACAACACCTTCCGGAGCAAGCGCGAGCTGTTCGCGCGCTCGCTCACGCGCTACCTGGACGCCATGGCGGACGCCCAGGACGCCGTACTCGACGACACGTCGCGCCCGCCGGGCGAGCGGGTGCGCGCCCTGCTCGACAAGATCGTGGCCGACGAGTTCGACCACCGCCCCGACGGTCGCAGTCTCGGGTGCCTGGGGGTCAACTCCACGGTCGAGCTGGCGGCCCGTGAACCGGAGGTCGCCCGGCTCCTGGACCGGGACGCCGCCCGCCGGCTGCGGAGCCTGTCCGCCGTCGTCGCCGCCGGACTGCGCGACGGCTCCATCGTCTCCGCGCGGGGTCCCGACGCTCTGGCCCGGTACCTCAACGCCGTCATCGGCGGTATGCGGATCGCCGCCCAGGGCGGGGCCGACCGGGCCGCCGTCCAGTCCGTGGCCGACACCGCGCTGGATGCCCTGACCCGCTGAGCGCCGCTCCGGCCGCACGGCCTGCCCGCCCGCCCTGCCGGAGCCGGGCGGGTGCCGCCATGCCCACGTTTTGAACTGATCAATACAAAACAATGTTTCCAAGGGGGAACCCACCGTGCCACGTGCTGTCCATGTACTGGCCTTCGGCATCTTCGCCATGGTCACCAGCGAATTCGTCGTCGCCGGACTGATGCCGCAGATGGCCGAGGGGCTGAACGTCACCGTTCCGCGGATCGGCTACCTGATCACCGTCTTCGCCCTCTCCATGGCGTTCGGCGGCCCGCTGCTCTCCGTCGCCCTGCTGCGGCTGCCGCCCAGGACCGCGCTCATGGTCCTCTTCCCGCTCTTCCTGGCCGGCAACGTGCTCGCCGCCACCGCGTCCGGCTACCCGGTCATGGTGGTCGCGCGGGTGATCACCGGAGTCGCCTCGCAGGCGTTCTTCGGCGTCGCGATCTCGCTCGGCTCCCAGCTCACCCGCCCCGAACAGCGCGGCCGGGCCATGGCGGTCATCCTCAACGGCCTGATGCTCGGCACCCTGCTCGGACTCCCGCTGGCCACCCTGACCGGTGAGCGGTACGGCTGGCGGGCCGCGTTCTGGGCCATCTCCGCACTGACGGTCGCCGCCGCACTGTGCACCGCCGTCGGCGTGCGCCGGACGGGCCGGCCGGAGGGCAGTGGCACCTTCCGCTCCGAGCTGACGGCCTTCCGCGTTCCCCGGCTCTGGCTCACCCTGCTGACCAGCACCATGGTCATCGGCGCGACCTTCTCCGCCTTCAGCTACCTCAACCCGATCCTCACCGAGGTCACCGGCTTCTCCCCGGGCACCGTCCCGCTGCTGCTCCTCGCGTACGGCGCCGCCACGGTCGTCGGCAACACCGTGGTCGGCCGGCTCGCCGACCGGCACACCCTTCCCGTCCTGCTCGGCGGCCTGTCCCTGAACGCGGTGTTCCTCGCCGGGTTCGCCCTGCTGGCCGGGGTGGAGGCCGGGGCGGTGCTCTGCATGCTGGGCGTCGGCCTGGTCGGGGTCACCATGAACCCGGCCCTGGTCACCCGGGTGCAGCGGACCGGCAACGCCCGGCCGCTCGTCAACACGGTGCACAGCTCCTTCATCACCCTCGGCGTGGTGCTCGGCTCCGCGCTGGGCGGCCTGGGCCTCGACCGGTTCGGCCCCAGGGCCCCGCTCTGGCTGGGCGTGGCCCTCGCGGTGGCCGGCCTGCTCACCCTCGTACCGGATCTGCTCCGGCGCGGGAAGCCGCGCGGGGCGGTCGGGCCGGACGGCCGTTCCGCCGAGGGCAGCCTCTCCGTCGAGGAAGACTTCGCCGCCGGTGAAGGACCGTCCGCCGGTGAGGGCCCTTCCGCCAATTCGGAGCAGCGGGTCACCGCTCCGCTCCACGCCGGACAAACCCCTTGACGGCCTTCCCGTCCTACCGTGGGACGACAGCGGACCCCCTCCGGGCACCCGCCACCTCCGTCACGACCTCCGAAGGGCCGGAACCTCCATGACTTCGCCCCACGCCTTCTGGGTGGCCGGCCGCCGGGCCACCGGTGCCGACAGCTTCGACGTCACCAACCCGTACGACGGACGTCTTGTCGGCACCGTCAGCGTGCCGACCGATGCCCAGGTCGAGGAGGCCGTCGCCGCCGCCCACGCCGTACGCGACGAGTTCGCCGCCACCCCGGCGCACGTCCGGGCCGCCGCGCTCGACCACGTCGTACGGCGGCTCGGGGAGCGCACCGAGGAGATCGCCCAACTGATCTCGGCGGAGAACGGCAAGCCGATCAAGTGGGCCCGCGGCGAGGTCGGCCGGGCCGTGTCCGTGTTCCGGTTCGCCGCCGAGGAGGCCCGCCGCTTCAACGGCGGCGAGGCCCAGCGGCTCGACACCGACCTCGGCGGCACCGGCCGTCTCGGGCTGACCCGGCGCTTCCCGCGCGGGGCCGTCCTCGGCATCGCGCCCTTCAACTTCCCGCTGAACCTCAGCGCCCACAAGGTCGCCCCGGCCATCGCCGTCGGCGCCCCGATCATCCTCAAGCCCGCCCCGGCGACCCCCATCTCGTCCCTCATCCTGGGCGAGCTGCTGGCCGAGACCGACCTCCCGGCCGGCTCCTGGTCCGTCCTGACGGTCCCGAACGACAAGATGCCCGCGCTGGTCCAGGACGAGCGGCTGCCGGTCATCTCCTTCACCGGCTCGGGCCCCGTCGGCTACGCGATCATGGAATCGGTGCCCCGCAAGCACTGCACCCTGGAGCTGGGCGGCAACGGCGCGGCGGTCGTGCTCGGCGACTACGCCTCCGACGAGGACCTCGACTGGGCGGCCACCCGGATCGCCACCTTCTCCAACTACCAGGGCGGCCAGTCCTGCATCTCGGTGCAGCGCGTCATCGCCGACGCCTCGGTCTACGACCGGCTCGTCCCGAAGATCGTCGCCGCCGTCGAGGCCCTGGTCACCGGCGACCCGGCCGACGCCGCCACCGACGTCGGCCCGCTGGTCAGCGAGGACGCGGCCAAGCGCGTCGAGTCCTGGGTCGACGAGGCCGTGAGGGGCGGCGCGGAGCTGCTCACCGGCGGCGAGCGGGACGGGGCCACCTACGCTCCGACGGTCCTGGCGGACCTCCCCGACGACGTGAAGCTCTCCTGCGAGGAGGTCTTCGGACCGGTCATGTCCCTCCGGAAGGTCGACGGCGAGGCCGAG
Proteins encoded in this window:
- a CDS encoding ATP/GTP-binding protein, producing the protein MDDGTRGVRGSNADKVPGPAVPPPPTTRPRVPPPTAAHEAPRHRDAPAEDRPTRTTTPSPAGQPLGGAPVDAWLRTPRPAQEPGVWRYGYTPPPPEESEAVSDRSLLVGALISLLSALLLWSLWRNGYLPYRLVPLKLFTPGEWWNPGTSGGPRTIEGSDALTVYEAILFGLLAYGCGRIGNFSELFRRHVAERGQPFLALAAAAAAGLTQLLVWKETIPVVRPILVLVASVAGGEIYQSQTVVNVVYALIAALVLWPFARLGRWRELIAARSRGGSPPPAATATPATAAFADQWPELRAAGWSDAADTLTAEVRTGRMNDVDVARLRHAWTLAAQRPDRLAPLAEAVLRTGGAAAPHPSGRRDLSRRTARHDVLTGQVRIGRCADDPHNPYVRRGTGLALDPALLGTSLLAVGPPGAGKSARLIRPVVEALTLRALAGQAAVLAVGGAGTPLGPDDAFDVVVRVGHPGSAHDIDLYGGTTDPDEAAAVLAEGLVGDVGSLDSRRAATVLAQLLGPYRAAHGYFPSVPELRELLDGTPAALTGLRATLEAGGHQAMLRELDARARQAGGPGDPAPVLADRVALLDRPAFADFFATGPDARPFALRALGQYPLRVRVDLPERGHAEASRLLTRLLLAQFTAITAARADTTLFACLVLDDATHAVTAETVRGIRRLRSVNAGAVLALRTVDDVPENLHTPLLGAVGCTAAFSGITTWDGKRFAEAWGKEWVETREVAQHTVFADQPFTRALHALRKLVTGKAVTTDAVTVRQVEKERWSASELAYAVPAGHAVIRVATVHGEHAPPLLVHLDG
- the gabT gene encoding 4-aminobutyrate--2-oxoglutarate transaminase — translated: MTAIPQERRVVTAIPGPKSVELQARRTAAVAAGVGSTLPVFTARAGGGIIEDVDGNRLIDFGSGIAVTSVGASAEAVVRRASAQLADFTHTCFMVTPYEGYVEVCEQLAELTPGDHAKKSALFNSGAEAVENAVKIARAYTGRTAVVVFDHGYHGRTNLTMGMTAKNMPYKQGFGPFAPEVYRVPVAYGYRWPTGAENAGAEASAQAIDEITKQIGAENVAAIVIEPLLGEGGFIEPAKGFLPAIAQFAKDHGIVFVADEIQSGFCRTGQWFACEDEGIVPDLITTAKGIAGGLPLSAVTGRAEIMDAAHAGGLGGTYGGNPVACAGALGAIETMRELDLNAKARRIEEVMKGRLAEMRAKLPNGDIIGDIRGRGAMIAIELVKSGTKDPNPEAAGALAKACHAEGLLVLTCGTYGNVLRFLPPLVIGEDLLNEGLDLIEQAFGQL
- a CDS encoding TetR/AcrR family transcriptional regulator; the encoded protein is MARPRQFDEERALDAAMRTFWEYGYEAASTRDLCDATGLGRSSIYNTFRSKRELFARSLTRYLDAMADAQDAVLDDTSRPPGERVRALLDKIVADEFDHRPDGRSLGCLGVNSTVELAAREPEVARLLDRDAARRLRSLSAVVAAGLRDGSIVSARGPDALARYLNAVIGGMRIAAQGGADRAAVQSVADTALDALTR
- a CDS encoding PucR family transcriptional regulator; amino-acid sequence: MPPTLASLVQHPALKLVVRAGADRLGTPVRWAHASELADPVPYMDGGELLLVTATNLDAEDAEAMRRYVRRLDAAGVAGVGFAVGVNYEDVPAALVEAAEEAGLPLLEVPRRTPFLAISKAVSAAIAADQYRAVTAGFEAQRELTKAALAGDGPAGLLARLAAHVDGWAALYDASGAVLAAAPEWAARRAARLTPDVERLRDRPAPASVVVGGSDDRVELQSLGTGRRARGALAVGTGAALGTAERYAVNSAVALLTLTTARSRALHGAEQRLGAAVLRMLLAGQSDHARAVAGDLYGDLLDTPFRLLIAEAAAPAGAEALTETMEAAAARTGEALLLVPEAERVLVLAADGGAAVAACAAYAAAQDERGPREGGADDSDVVVGLSAPSGPIAVSAAYKQAEQALSVARRRGRALVEHEELATGSVLPLLADDAVRAFADGMLRALYEHDAKGRGDLVASLRAWLSRHGQWDAAAADLGVHRHTLRYRMRRVEEILGRSLDDPDVRMELWLALKATDAAAPAEG
- a CDS encoding MFS transporter, which encodes MPRAVHVLAFGIFAMVTSEFVVAGLMPQMAEGLNVTVPRIGYLITVFALSMAFGGPLLSVALLRLPPRTALMVLFPLFLAGNVLAATASGYPVMVVARVITGVASQAFFGVAISLGSQLTRPEQRGRAMAVILNGLMLGTLLGLPLATLTGERYGWRAAFWAISALTVAAALCTAVGVRRTGRPEGSGTFRSELTAFRVPRLWLTLLTSTMVIGATFSAFSYLNPILTEVTGFSPGTVPLLLLAYGAATVVGNTVVGRLADRHTLPVLLGGLSLNAVFLAGFALLAGVEAGAVLCMLGVGLVGVTMNPALVTRVQRTGNARPLVNTVHSSFITLGVVLGSALGGLGLDRFGPRAPLWLGVALAVAGLLTLVPDLLRRGKPRGAVGPDGRSAEGSLSVEEDFAAGEGPSAGEGPSANSEQRVTAPLHAGQTP
- a CDS encoding aldehyde dehydrogenase family protein, which codes for MTSPHAFWVAGRRATGADSFDVTNPYDGRLVGTVSVPTDAQVEEAVAAAHAVRDEFAATPAHVRAAALDHVVRRLGERTEEIAQLISAENGKPIKWARGEVGRAVSVFRFAAEEARRFNGGEAQRLDTDLGGTGRLGLTRRFPRGAVLGIAPFNFPLNLSAHKVAPAIAVGAPIILKPAPATPISSLILGELLAETDLPAGSWSVLTVPNDKMPALVQDERLPVISFTGSGPVGYAIMESVPRKHCTLELGGNGAAVVLGDYASDEDLDWAATRIATFSNYQGGQSCISVQRVIADASVYDRLVPKIVAAVEALVTGDPADAATDVGPLVSEDAAKRVESWVDEAVRGGAELLTGGERDGATYAPTVLADLPDDVKLSCEEVFGPVMSLRKVDGEAEAFAAVNSSKYGLQAGVFTHDLQTAFRAHRALEVGGVIIGDVPSYRADQMPYGGAKQSGVGREGVRYAMDDYTYERVLVLTGLAL
- a CDS encoding phosphatase PAP2 family protein; translation: MRETPRPGETSADSGTGLPRHRPEHAFAHAGADGSGTPHRSDGRPPHTPRGARRTDPAGHPGTTPPVPGWPAPLVSGVLGLLAVLFALITWQVAVGGPLLRLDERVGARLFEHGPAALTQLLSDLGGMPVALPVLACVLGYALWRRALGLAVCAALTMAAVPALVIPLKVATARQGPLTEAVNYYPSGHTATAAVAYGASALVLLALPRPAWLRDASWPRTWMMPVAAILLTTATGIGLVLHGYHWPLDVLASWCLGPLVLAPLGWVSCRSRRRSSG